Below is a genomic region from Streptomyces ferrugineus.
CGCATGTGTAATGCGCAAAAACGGGAATGACTTGTTCTCGCCCCTTGACCTGTGCAAAGGTGTGCCTCGCTCCCCTACGCCCCACGCTTCACAAGAGCCGCGCCCGGAGCATACCCGTTGGTATGGACCTTTAATGCCGAATGCCCTCCGGAGGAACGCCGCCGTGCATGACGCAGGCCTGTCGAATTCCCCGACCGACGCCCGCATCTCTGAAGTCACGGACGCTCAGCTGAGCGCCGAACTGAAGAAGTGGACGGGGGTGTCGCCGGCGCTGCACCCGGTCGGTGAACTTCTCGACCGGCACTGGGAAGCGGGCTTCGCCTACGCGCGGCTGTGCACGGCCGACGCCAGGTCGGCGGGCATGCTCACCACCGCGGCGTTCACCCGGCTCTTCGGCGAGACCCTGCGGCAGACCGGCCCGACGGCCGCCTGGCGCCCCCGACTGCTCGTCACCGTGCGCCGTATCGCCGCGGAGTGGGACACCGACCGCAGACGGGAACTGCTCCACCCCGAGCTGCGCTCCGAGTCGGAAGGCGCGGAGCGCGCCGCCGCCCGGCTGCTGCCGCCCGCCGAGCGCCGGCTGCTGTCCGGGGCCTTCCAGCGCGTGCCCCAGTCGGCCCGCTGCCTGCTGTGGCACACCGAGGTCGAGGCCGAACCGCTGTCCGTGCCGGCCGCTCTCCTCGGCCTCGACGAGGAGTGCGCGCGTGTCGAACTGGGCCGGGCCCGCGACCGGCTGCGCGAGGAGAGCCTCCAGGTCCACCGCGAACTGGCCCCGGAGCAGGAGTGCCGCCAGTACCTTCGGATGCTGGACGTGACGTACCGGCGCGGCGGAGTCGACGTCGACCCCGATCTGCGCGAGCACCTGGACCGCTGCGAGCACTGCAGCGACAGCGCCTGCCAGCTCACCTTCTTCAACGAGGGACTCGGCCTCGCCCTCGCCGAGGCGGTGCTCGGCTGGGGCGCCGGAGACTATCTGGTGTCCAGAGCGAGCCTGACCGAGAAGCCGGCCCAGGCGGTGCCCGCACCGGCGCCGCCGCAGACTTTCGCAGGGGAGTCCTTCTTCGCCGACACCGCCCTCGCGGCGGATCCGCCCGCGCCCCCGGCCGTACCGCCGGCCCCCGCGCCGGAGGCCTTCGCCCCGGTCCAGGAGCCGTCCGCGGCCCAGCCCTTCGCCACCGCCGACACGGCCGCCCCGCCCGCCGAGCCGGGCCCCCGAAGAGCCCGCCGGGCCGCCCGGCGGGCCGCCCCGGGCACCGAGCCCGCCACGACTCCCGGCACCGGCGGCGCCTGCTCCGGCCGTGCGGCCCTGAAGGCGGCCCGCCGTGCCGCCCGGCGCCGCAATCTCACCGCCGCCGTCGCGACCGCCAGCGCCCTCGTCGTCCTGCCCCTGGTCATCTGGTCCATGGGCGACTCGGGCGACAGCACCGCCCCCACGGCCGGCGACCGTCCCTCCGAGGCGCCCGGCACCGGCTCCGACTCCGCCACCGGCAACCCGTCCTGGGCGGGGGCCGCCGAGGCCGCGAAGGGCGATCTGCGCGGCCGGCTGCACAACATCGGGTCCGGGCTGTGCGTCGGCATCGTCGGCGGGAAGGCCGTCGTGGACGCGGAGACCGAACTCACCGAGTGCTCCTCGGCCGCCGGCCAGCAGTGGGCGTACGAGACCGACGGACTGATCCGCAGCGGCGCCGACCCCGACCTCTGCCTCGACTCCCACCTCGGCTACTCGGTCCGGCTCGCCCCGTGCACCGGCGCCGAGGACTCCGCGACCAAGAACATCCGCTACGACTTCACCCTCCAGGGCACCCTGGTCCCGCGCTTCAACCAGGACCTGGCCCTGACCCCGGCCGCCACCGACGGCTCCGGCGCCCTGGTCCTCAAGAGCCGCGAGGACGAAGGCGACGACCAGCACTGGGTCGTCGACACCTCGACGCCAAAGCTCCAGATGGAGGTCGTCAACTGGGACTCGGTGGCCGAGACGCCGCAGGCCGCCCCGACTCCGACCGCCGAGCCGTCGAAGACGCCGTCGCCCACACCGACCCCGACCGCGACCCCGACGCCCTCGCAGCCGACGTCCGCGAGCCCCTCCCCGACCGACGACGCCTGCCAGTACAACCCGTACGCCTGCTCATGGGGTGGCGACAGCGGCTCGTCCGGAGGCGGGTACGGGGGCGGCAACGGCGGCTACGGCTACGGGTACGGCGGCTACGGGTATGGCGGTTACGGGTACGGCGGCCGCCGCTGAGCGGACGGATCAGCCCCCGGTGCCGGGCTGGACGATCGTCACGAACACCGACGACTCGTTGCCGGCCACCGGCACCTCACCGGCCGTCCACGCCACCTTCAGCGGATCCCGCTCGTCCGGCGGCGTGACCAGCAGCGCCGCCGGCGTCGCGGTGCGGGCCCCGCTGATCTCGGGGCTGGCGAAGGTCAGGCCGGCCCAGGCGCTGCTGCCCGGGGTCAGGGTGACGGTCATGGGAGTGTCGGGGGAGCGCTTCGGGTCCGGGCCGAGCTGCTTGCCCGACGCGTCCACGAACGCGGCACCGGGATAGCCGTGCAGGGTGCAGGTGTGGCCGCCGGTGTTGGTCAGCACGATCGGGAAGTTGCGCTGCCCGGCCCCCGGGCTGGGTCGGCCGATCGCCGCGCGCAACTCGGAGGTGTGGCAGCGGCTCCCGGGGCCCGCGGACTGGGTCGCGGGGCTGGCGGTGTCGGCGGCGCCCGGGGAGGTGGTGCCCGGCTCGGTCGTGGGGCTCCCGGTTCCGGTCGTGGGCGGCGCGGTCGTACGGCTGTCCGTGCCGGGTGGTGTCGACACGGCGCCGGTGCTGTCGCCGCCGTTGCCGCATGCCGTGAGCAGGCTCAGCAGCGCTACGGCGCCGACGAGGGGAGTCGCCCGGTGTAAGGAGGGGAAAACCCGTGCAGGTCCCATGTATCACGACTCCCCGTTCTGGCGTCGGCTACTCACCCTCGTCGAGCAGTCCGATCTCCGCCCAGATCGTCTTGCCGTCCGCCGTGTGCCGGCTGCCCCAGCGCTGGGTGAGCTGCGCGACCAGCAGCAGTCCGCGGCCGCCCTCGTCGAAGATCTTCGCCCGGCGCAGATGCGGGGCCGTGTGGCTGGTGTCGGACACCTCGCAGATCAGCGTGGCCGCGTCATGGATCAGCCGGAGCCGGATGGGGTGGGTGCCGTAGCGGATCGCGTTCGTCACCAACTCGCTCACCACCAGCTCCGTGGTGAACGACGCCATGCTCAGGCTCCAGACGCCGAGCTGGTCCAGGACCTGCTTGCGGATCGGCGCGACGAGGGCCGGGTCCGCCGGGATGTCCCAGGTCGCGACCCGCGAGGCGGGCAGCCCCTGGGTGCGGGCCAGCAGCAGCGCCACGTCGTCCGCCGCGCCGCCCTGCGGGAGCAGCGCGTGCAGAACCCGGTCGCAGGCCTCGTCCAGCGAGTCGGACACGCCCGACAGCGCGTCGCGCAGGATCGCGTGGCCGGCGTCGACATCGCGCTCCCGGCTCTCGATCAGACCGTCGGTGAAGAGGGCGAGCACCGTGCCCTCGCGCAGTTCGAACTCGGCCGACTCGAACGGCAGCCCGCCCAGGCCCAGCGGCGGCCCGGCGGGCAGCTCGATCTCCCGCGGCGCGCCGCCGGGCGGGATCATGACGGGCGAGGGGTGCCCGGCCCGGGCCAGGGTGCAGCGCCGGGAGACCGGGTCGTACACCGCGTACAGACAGGTGGCGCCGACCTCGCCGGGGCCGCCCTCGTGGCCCGCCTCGTCGGACAGCCGCACGACCAGGTCGTCGAGGTGGGTGAGCAGTTCGTCGGGCGCCAGGTCGATGTCGGCCAGCGTGCGCACGGCGGTGCGCAGCCGTCCCATGGTGGCCGAGGCCTGGATGCCGTGGCCGACGACGTCCCCGACGACCATCGCCACCCGCATCCCGGACAGCGGGATCACATCGAACCAGTCGCCGCCCACTCCCGAGCGCGCCGCCGGGAGATAGCGCGACGCCGCCTCCACCGCGGCGGTGCGCGGCAGGGACCTCGGCAGCAGGCTGCGCTGGAGGGCGAGGGCGGTCTCGCGTTCGCGCGAGTAGCGGCGGGCGTTGTCGATGCAGACGGCGGCGCGGGCCGTGACCTCCTCGGCCAGCAGCGCGTCGTCGGGCGTGAACGGCTGGGAGTTCCGGAACCGGGTGAGCACGGCGACGCCCAGGGTGGTGCCGCGGGCCTGGATCGGTACGGCCATGGTGGTGTGGATGCCGTACTCGCCGATCCGCTCGGCGCGCACCGGGTCCCAGGCGAGCCACTCCTGAAGGTCGCCGGTCGACATCGAGGCGACGATGGTGTGGCCCGCGAGCAGCGCGTCGGCCTGCGGTGACGGGGCGGGATACACATCCAGGTGCCCGGGCTTGACCACGGCCTCGGGGCTGCCCGGATTGACGGACTGGTGGGCGACCCGGCGCAGGCCGATCGGCGCGGTCAGCCGGCCGGTGGGCGATTCGCCGCCGTTCTCCGGGGGGTCCAGCAGATCGACGCTGATGAAGTCGGCGAGGGCGGGGACGCAGATGTCCGCCAGTTCCTGGGCCGTGCGGGTGACGTCGAGGGTGGTGCCGATGCGGACGCTGGCCTCGTTGACCAGCTGGAGCCGCTTCTGGGCCAGGTACTGCTCGGTGAAGTCGTGCGCGGCGACCGCCACTC
It encodes:
- a CDS encoding ricin-type beta-trefoil lectin domain protein, which produces MHDAGLSNSPTDARISEVTDAQLSAELKKWTGVSPALHPVGELLDRHWEAGFAYARLCTADARSAGMLTTAAFTRLFGETLRQTGPTAAWRPRLLVTVRRIAAEWDTDRRRELLHPELRSESEGAERAAARLLPPAERRLLSGAFQRVPQSARCLLWHTEVEAEPLSVPAALLGLDEECARVELGRARDRLREESLQVHRELAPEQECRQYLRMLDVTYRRGGVDVDPDLREHLDRCEHCSDSACQLTFFNEGLGLALAEAVLGWGAGDYLVSRASLTEKPAQAVPAPAPPQTFAGESFFADTALAADPPAPPAVPPAPAPEAFAPVQEPSAAQPFATADTAAPPAEPGPRRARRAARRAAPGTEPATTPGTGGACSGRAALKAARRAARRRNLTAAVATASALVVLPLVIWSMGDSGDSTAPTAGDRPSEAPGTGSDSATGNPSWAGAAEAAKGDLRGRLHNIGSGLCVGIVGGKAVVDAETELTECSSAAGQQWAYETDGLIRSGADPDLCLDSHLGYSVRLAPCTGAEDSATKNIRYDFTLQGTLVPRFNQDLALTPAATDGSGALVLKSREDEGDDQHWVVDTSTPKLQMEVVNWDSVAETPQAAPTPTAEPSKTPSPTPTPTATPTPSQPTSASPSPTDDACQYNPYACSWGGDSGSSGGGYGGGNGGYGYGYGGYGYGGYGYGGRR
- a CDS encoding SpoIIE family protein phosphatase codes for the protein MSPEYPFDDAATARAVIDDDGVLVEWNAGAERLLGHRAAEVVGRPAVELLVGEAGRGSRTPDGDRWDGILTLRHRDGGSVSVWLLAHRVRPRDDGHHQWLVVTPIEGDGPRPPDDPLDDVGLLASPCAIAIYDERLRLRRINPVMAEILSLSEEHVRGLRVPELTGRPQSRDIERQLLRVLTTGRGTDVRTYVPVGDDRANTWLARLAPITDAKGRVRGVAVAAHDFTEQYLAQKRLQLVNEASVRIGTTLDVTRTAQELADICVPALADFISVDLLDPPENGGESPTGRLTAPIGLRRVAHQSVNPGSPEAVVKPGHLDVYPAPSPQADALLAGHTIVASMSTGDLQEWLAWDPVRAERIGEYGIHTTMAVPIQARGTTLGVAVLTRFRNSQPFTPDDALLAEEVTARAAVCIDNARRYSRERETALALQRSLLPRSLPRTAAVEAASRYLPAARSGVGGDWFDVIPLSGMRVAMVVGDVVGHGIQASATMGRLRTAVRTLADIDLAPDELLTHLDDLVVRLSDEAGHEGGPGEVGATCLYAVYDPVSRRCTLARAGHPSPVMIPPGGAPREIELPAGPPLGLGGLPFESAEFELREGTVLALFTDGLIESRERDVDAGHAILRDALSGVSDSLDEACDRVLHALLPQGGAADDVALLLARTQGLPASRVATWDIPADPALVAPIRKQVLDQLGVWSLSMASFTTELVVSELVTNAIRYGTHPIRLRLIHDAATLICEVSDTSHTAPHLRRAKIFDEGGRGLLLVAQLTQRWGSRHTADGKTIWAEIGLLDEGE
- a CDS encoding DUF4232 domain-containing protein; translated protein: MGPARVFPSLHRATPLVGAVALLSLLTACGNGGDSTGAVSTPPGTDSRTTAPPTTGTGSPTTEPGTTSPGAADTASPATQSAGPGSRCHTSELRAAIGRPSPGAGQRNFPIVLTNTGGHTCTLHGYPGAAFVDASGKQLGPDPKRSPDTPMTVTLTPGSSAWAGLTFASPEISGARTATPAALLVTPPDERDPLKVAWTAGEVPVAGNESSVFVTIVQPGTGG